The Oxalobacteraceae bacterium OTU3CINTB1 genome includes a window with the following:
- a CDS encoding DUF1653 domain-containing protein, with the protein MTRFRHYKGGLYELVCEATLESDLSTMIVYRAPDGSIWARPKDVFFQLIELDGVKVQRFTPLD; encoded by the coding sequence ATGACCCGCTTCCGGCACTACAAGGGCGGCCTCTACGAGTTGGTGTGCGAGGCCACCCTGGAGTCCGACCTGAGCACCATGATCGTTTACCGCGCGCCCGACGGGTCCATCTGGGCGCGGCCGAAAGACGTGTTTTTTCAACTCATCGAGCTCGATGGCGTAAAAGTGCAACGCTTTACGCCTCTTGATTGA
- the xth gene encoding exodeoxyribonuclease III, whose product MKLATWNVNSLNVRLPHVMNWLVENPTDVLCLQETKLTDDKFPASIIEAAGYHVVYSGQKTYNGVAIISKLPISDVVKNNPLLDDPQQRILAATIDGVRVVCAYVPNGQSVGSEKYEYKMGWLSAFHDWIKQEAALHPQLAVVGDYNIAPEDRDVHDPAAWEGMVHVSEKERAALTRLLDIGLTDAYRLFEQPEKSFSWWDYRGLGFRLNKGLRIDHILLSPALVARCSACVIDRAPRKLEQPSDHAPVIATLD is encoded by the coding sequence ATGAAACTAGCCACATGGAATGTTAACTCACTGAACGTAAGACTGCCGCACGTTATGAATTGGCTGGTGGAAAATCCAACAGACGTGCTCTGTCTGCAAGAAACAAAATTAACCGATGACAAGTTTCCGGCTAGTATTATTGAAGCCGCTGGCTATCATGTCGTGTACAGCGGGCAAAAAACTTACAACGGCGTCGCGATTATTTCCAAGTTGCCGATCAGCGACGTGGTCAAAAACAACCCGCTTTTGGATGACCCACAGCAACGTATCCTCGCTGCAACCATCGACGGCGTACGGGTCGTCTGCGCCTACGTGCCCAACGGCCAGAGCGTTGGCTCTGAGAAATACGAATACAAAATGGGCTGGCTGTCGGCCTTTCACGACTGGATCAAGCAGGAAGCCGCCCTCCATCCCCAACTGGCCGTGGTCGGCGATTACAACATCGCCCCCGAGGACCGCGACGTCCACGACCCGGCCGCCTGGGAAGGCATGGTGCATGTTTCCGAAAAGGAACGCGCCGCGCTCACCCGCCTGCTCGACATCGGCCTCACCGATGCCTACCGCCTGTTTGAGCAACCGGAAAAATCGTTCAGCTGGTGGGACTACCGTGGCCTCGGCTTCCGCCTGAACAAAGGCCTGCGCATCGACCACATCCTGCTGTCGCCGGCATTGGTGGCACGCTGCAGCGCCTGCGTCATCGACCGCGCGCCGCGCAAGCTGGAGCAGCCGTCCGACCACGCGCCGGTGATCGCCACACTCGACTGA